The sequence GCACCGGCCTGGTTGTTGAGCGATCTTTATGTAGTGCCCGCCGCCCGCCGTCAGGGTGTCGGCGAAGACCTGATGAACGCCGCCCGCGACCATGCCCAACGCACCGGCGCCTGCGGCATCCAGCTGGAAACCGCGAAGACCAACCTGGCCGGCCAGGCGCTCTACGAACGGCTTGGCTACAAGCGGGACGACGTCTACTACACCTACTGGCTGAGCCTGGCCTGAAGCCTGGCGCCGGTTGCCCATATAAGGAGTCGAGCGTGGATCATCTGGTACTTACCGTCATAGCTCCGGACCAGCCGGGGCTGGTGGAACGCATCGCGCAGTGCATCGCCGCCCATGGCGGCAACTGGCTGGAAAGCCGCATGTCTCGCATGGCCGGGCAGTTCGCCGGCATCCTGCGCGTAGCGGTGCCGGCCGAGGGCTACGACGAGCTGGTGGAAGGGCTGCAGGGCCTGAACGCCCACGGCATCCGCGTGATGCTGGCGCAGAGCGGCATCGACCCGGCCTGCACCTGGAAGCCGATCCTGCTGGATCTGGTGGGCAACGACCGGCCGGGCATCGTCCGCGACATCACCCGCCTGCTGGCGGAGCTGGGGGTGAACCTGGAAAGCCTGATCACCGAGGTGATGCCGGCGCCCATGAGCAGCGAACCGCTGTTCCACGCCGAAGCGGTGTTGGCGGTGCCCCTGACCCTGTCGCTGGATGTACTGCAGGCCAAGCTGGAAACCCTGGCCGATGACCTGATGGTGGAGCTCAACCTGCACAAGGAGAAGTGAGCGTTCGTAGGTTGGCGCCAAGCGTAGCGCGGCCCAACACTGCAGAGTCGGGCCGGAACATGTTGGGCTTCGCTTCGCTCAACCCAACCTCCGGGCGCCTCAGCTATTGCGCCGCAGGGTGAGCCAGGCGTCGACGCTGTAGATGGCCAGGCCCGCCCAGATGAAGGCGAAGGCCACCAGCTTGCTCGGGTCGAAATGCTCGTTGAAGAGGAAGATCGCCTGCAGCATCACCAGGGTCGGCGCCAGGTACTGGAGGAAGCCCAGGGTGGTGTAGGGCAGGTGGCGTGCGGCGGCGTTGAAGCACACCAGCGGCACCAGGGTGATAGGGCCGGCGGCGATCAGCCAGAGGGCCTCGGGCGTCGTCCAGAAACTGGCCTGGGCGGACTCGGCGTTGGGCGTCAGCAGCAGCCAGCCGATGGCCAGGGGTAGCAGTATCCAGGTTTCCACCACCAGGCCGGGCAGGGCCGCCACCGGCGCCTTCTTGCGGATCAAGCCATAGAAACCGAAGGTCAGCGCCAGGGTCAGGGAGACCCAGGGCAGCGCGCCCACCTGCCAGATCTGTTGCGCCACACCGATGGCGGCGAAGGCCACGGCGATCCATTGCAGGCGCCGCAGGCGCTCGCCGAGAAGCAGCATGCCCAGCAGCACGTTCACCAGCGGGTTGATGTAGTAGCCGAGGCTCGCTTCCAGCATCCGTCCGTTGTTCACCGCCCAGACATAGACCAGCCAGTTGCCGGCGATGAGCATGCCGCTGGCGGCGAGCACGCCGAAGCGTTTGGGGTTTTCCCGCAGTTCGCGGAACCAGCCGGGGTGCTTCCAGACCAGCAGCAGGGCGGCGCCGAACAGCGCGGACCAGATCGCCCGGTGGACGATGATCTCCAGCGCCGGCACGCTCTGGATGGCTTTGAAATAGAGCGGAAAGAGTCCCCAGATGATGTAGGCGGTGAGCCCCAGTATGTACCCGCGGCGCGGGTCGGCGGTGGCCATGGAAGGTCCTTGTTAGGCAGCTAACGAATAGGCCGACATTCTAGTGGGCGCCGCTGCGGCTTGTCTGTGCGCTCAGGTTTTTTCCGCAGGAATGTGCAAGTGAAACCCGTAAGGGGTTCTTTACGCCGGGATCCTTCGCGAGGCTTTCCTGGTAGGGGCGATTTCAATCGCCAAGCAGGCCGAAGGTCTGCCCTGTGCGGCTTTGGGGGCTGCCATGCAGCCCTCGGCGAATGAATTCCCCCCACACAGGCAGGGCTCAGAACAGCTTCAGCGGTTCCTCGTCCAGCGCCGCCAGCTGTTCGCGCAGGGTCAGGATCTGGTCACCCCAATAGCGTTCGTTGCCGAACCAGGAGAAGTGCATGGGGAAGGCCGGGTCGTCCCAGCGCCGGGCGATCCAGGCGCTGTGGTGCATCAGGCGCAAGGCGCGCAGGCCTTCGATCAGTGGCAGTTCGCGGGGGTCGAAATCGTGGAACTCCTGGTAGCCGTCCACCAGTTCGGAAAGCTGCGACAGGCGTTCGTGGCGTTCGCCGGCGAGCATCATCCACAGGTCCTGTACCGCCGGGCCCATGCGGCAGTCGTCCAGGTCCACCACATGGAAGACCTCGTCGCGGCACAGCAGGTTGCCGGGGTGGCAGTCGCCGTGCATGCGGATGGGTTGGTAACGCACCTCGGCGAACAGGCGGTCGAGGCGTTTCAGCAGGTCGCGGGCCACCGACTCGTAGGCCGGCAGCAGGCTGCGTGGGATGAAGCCGCCTTCCAGCAGGGTGGCCAGGGACTGGTGGCCGAAATTCTCCACCGCCAGGCTTTCGCGATGCTCGAAGGGCCGCGTGGCGCCCACCGCGTGGAAGCGGCCGAGGAGCTGGCCAAGGCGGTAGAGCTGGTCCATGTTGCCCGGCTCCGGTGCGCGGCCGCCTCGGCGGGGGAACAGGGCGAAGCGGAAGCCCGCATGCTCGAACAGGCTTTCGCCGTCGCGCTGCAGCGGCGCCACCACCGGTACCTCGCACTCGGCGAGTTCGGCGCTGAAGCTGTGCTCTTCAAGGATCGAGGCGTCGCTCCAGCGTTGAGGCCGGTAGAACTTGGCGATCAGCGGCTCGCTGTCCTCGATGCCCACCTGGTAGACGCGGTTCTCGTAGCTGTTGAGCGCCAGGATGCGCGCATCGCTGAGGTAGCCAAGGCTTTCCACGGCGTCCAGCACGAGGTCGGGGGTGAGGTCATCGAAAGGGTGGGACATGGGCGACTCCGGCAGTGAAGCGCCCAGTCTATTCCCAACGATCGGCTGCGCGTCGGAATTACTGCATTGCGAAGGGTTTTCCGGCTGGGGGCCAGAGCCCGCTCACGATCCTGCGAGCCTGCTCTTAACGCAGCAGCGCCGATGCACAGCTGATCGTGGGTGGGCTCTCAGAGGGCGGTGCCGAGAAGGACCTGGCTGGCGGCGAACTGCGCGCGAACCTGGTCGCCGGCCTTGAGGCCGAGCTGCGCCAGGCGTTCGGGCTCGACCAGGGCACAGAGGGTCTGGCCGCTGGCCAGGGCGATGCGGACCTCGCTGGGGCCGTCGTCGGCGTCGAGGACTTCCTCGATGCGGCCCTGCAACTGGTTCAGGGTCTCGTCGACCTCTGCCGAAGCGGCTTGCAGTTTCAGCCAGCCGGCCTTGATCAGCGCCACCACGTTGCGGCCCGGTGCCAGTTCGAGTTTCTCGGTGCTGTCGTGGGTGATCTGCGCCGCGAGGTGGAAGCCGCCGGCCAGCTCGATGCTCACCAGGTCGTTGCGACCCCTGGATTCGATGGCGAGTACGCGGCCGCTCAGCTGGTTGCGGGCGCTGGTGCGCAGCATCAGGCGGCCCAGCAGTTCCAGGTCCTGCTCGCTTTCGGCGCTTTCCAGCAGGCGCGCCTGCAGGCTTTCCAGGCGCTTGTAGAGGGCCAGCAGGCGCTCGCCCTCGGCGGTCAGCCGCGCGCCACCGCCGCCCTTGCCGCCCACCGAGCGCTCAACCAGGGGCCGTTCGGCGAGGTTGTTCAACTCGTCGATGGCGTCCCAGGCGGCCTTGTAGCTCAGGCCGGCGGCCTTGGCGGCACGGGTGATGGAGCCCTGCACGGCAACCTGCTCCAGCAGCGCCAGGCGCTGGGGGCGGCGGGTGAGTTGCTGGGTGAGGGCGCTGGTAAGGCTCATGGCGTTGGCGGGTCCGGGTATCTGGCGCGCAGGCTGCGCCCCTCCACGGGTTGCGTCAAGCCTTCAGCGGTCGCCGGGCCGCGGCGTGCGGGCCAGGCAATAGACGTCCACCCGTGCCGCGCCCGCGCGTTTCAACAGGCGGGCCAGCAGGTGTGCGGTGGTGCCGGTGGTGAGCACGTCGTCCACCAGCGCCAGGTGCAGGCCCGCCACCTGCGCCTGGCTGCCCAGGTCGAAGGCGTTGCGCAGGTTGCGCCGGCGCGCGGCGGCGTCCAGGTCCTGTTGCGACGGGCTGTCGGTGATGCGTCGGAGCCAGCTGTCCTGCACCGGGATACGCAGTTCGTCGCCGAGCCAGCGGGCGAGCATCTGCGCCTGGTTGAAGCCGCGGCGTCGCAGGCGTGGCGCCGCCAGCGGCACGGGCAGCAGACAGGCGGGGCGTGGCAGCCCTTCGTCGAAGGCATGGGCCAGGTGGCGGGCGAGCATTTCCCCCAGCAGCCGGCCAAGGGGCCAGCGGCCCTGGTGCTTGAAGCGGGTGACCAGGCTGTCCAGGGGGAAGGCGTAGCGCCAGGGAGCTTCGACGCGGTCGAAGGCCGGCGGCCGTTTCAGGCAGTCGCCGCAGGGCAGGCCCTGTGTCGGCAGGGGCAAGGCGCATTGGACGCACTGCCCGGTCAACCAGGGCAGGTCGGCTTCGCAACCGGTGCAGATCGCCAGCTCGCCGCCCGGGGCGCGACACAGCTGGCAGCTGGGGGTATGGCGAAGCCAGGCCGGTCGCAGCCGGGCAAGAAGTCTATGCATGGTCTCCTCCTTGAGACTGGGGCGAGCCCGTGGTTCAGGCGATCAGCCAGCTCATCACCACCAGGCCGAGAAAGGTCAGCACCAGGCCGCCGATGATCGATTTGCGGATGAAGGCGCGAATCCCGCTGTAGAGCAGGAGCAAGCCGATCACCAGGAAAATCAGGCTGAAGATCGACACATCCATGCCGATGGCCCGTGCCAGGCCATTGATGAAGTCGTCGATGGCCTGGCTGAAGCCGCCGAGGATGCCGGACAGCAGATCGACGACGAAACGGATGGCGGTGCCGATGATCCGGCCGAGCCACTCGAAAAATCCTTCGGTACGCACTGAGTGGAGCTCCTTGAGGGTTGGACGATCATTTTGAGTCTGCTGCGACGGCCGGGTTCAGCGGCGCGGGTGTCGGTTCTGGGCAAGGGTATAGCCCAGTCCGGCGCGGCCCGTCACCAGAATGGGGCGAGATTGGGTGTATCCATGCGTTGATCAGTAAGTGAACAGTTGTCGACTTGTGTCGAGATCCTGGTTGACAGCGTCACAACGCAAATTATGATGCCCTAAGCCTGAATTCCCTGACTTCGCGTCCGGGTATCCCCGACAAGAGGCGCCCTGAAGCGTCGAAGGAAACCTCCATGAGTGCAACCGCATCCATCGCTACCCGTCACGACTGGTCCCTCGCCGAGGTGAAGGCACTGTTCGAGCAGCCGTTCAACGACCTGCTGTTCCAGGCCCAGACCGTTCATCGCGCGCACTTCGACCCGAACCGGGTACAGGTTTCCACCCTGCTGTCGATCAAGACCGGCGCCTGCCCGGAAGACTGCAAGTACTGCCCGCAGTCCGGCCACTACAACACCGGCCTGGACAAGGAAAAGCTGATGGAAGTGCAGAAGGTCCTGGAGGCCGCTGCCGACGCCAAGGCCATCGGCTCCACCCGCTTCTGCATGGGCGCCGCCTGGAAGCACCCGTCCGCCAAGGACATGCCCTACGTGCTGGAAATGGTGAAGGGCGTGAAGAAGCTCGGCCTGGAAACCTGCATGACCCTGGGCCGCCTGGACCAGGATCAGACCAAGGCCCTGGCTGACGCAGGCCTGGACTACTACAACCACAACCTGGACACCTCGCCGGAGTTCTACGGCAACATCATCACCACCCGCACCTATGGCGAGCGTCTGCAGACCCTGGCCTACGTGCGCGAGGCGGGGATGAAGATCTGCTCCGGCGGCATTCTCGGCATGGGTGAGTCGGTGGCCGACCGCGCCGGCCTGCTGATCCAGCTGGCCAACCTGCCGGAGCATCCGGAATCGGTGCCGATCAACATGCTGGTTAAGGTCAAGGGCACCCCCCTGGCCGAGGAGAAGGATGTCGATCCCTTCGACTTCATCCGCACCCTGGCGGTCGCCCGGATCATGATGCCCAAGTCCCACGTGCGCCTGTCCGCCGGCCGCGAGCAGATGAACGAGCAGATGCAGGCCCTGGCCTTCATGGCCGGCGCCAACTCGATCTTCTACGGCGAGAAGCTGCTGACCACCAAGAACCCCCAGGCGGACAAGGACATGCAGCTGTTCGCCCGCCTCGGCATCAAGCCGGAAGAGCGCGAAGAGCACGCCGACGAAGTGCACCAGGCCGCCATCGAGCAGGCCCTGGTGGAGCAGCGCGACTCCCAGCTGTTCTACGACGCCGCATCCGCCTGACGGGCCCCCGGGTGGGTGGCGCGCGCCATCCACCCCATGCGGACCCTGACCTCTTCGCAGGCTGGATGGCCCCTCGCGGTCATCCGGCCGCTACCGGTGATCCATTCCGATGTCCTTCGATCTCGCCTCGCGCCTCAAAGCCCGCCATGGGGACAACCTCTATCGCCAGCGCCCGCTGCTCGAGAGCCCCCAGGGCCCCGAGGTGGTGGTGGATGGCCGGCCCATGCTGGCCTTCTGTTCCAACGACTACCTGGGCCTGGCCGCCCACCCCGAGGTGAAGGCCGCCCTGCAACGCGGCGTCGACCGCTGGGGTGCCGGTGGCGGCGCCTCGCACCTGGTGATCGGCCACAGCGGCCCCCATCACGACCTGGAACTGGCCCTGGCGGAGTTCACCGGCAGGCCGCGCGCGCTGCTGTTCTCCACCGGCTACATGGCCAACCTGGGGGCGGTGACCGCGCTGCTGGGCAAGGGCGATAGCGTGCTGGAAGATCGCCTCAACCACGCCTCCTTGCTGGACGCCGGGCTGCTCTCCGGGGCGCGTTTCTCGCGTTACCTGCACAACGATGTCGCCAGCCTGGAAAGCCGCCTGGCAAAAGCCGAAGGCAACACCCTGGTGGTCACCGACGGCGTGTTCAGCATGGATGGCGACCTGGCCGATCTGCCTGCCCTCTGCGCGGCGGCGAAGGCTCGCGGCGCCTGGGTGATGGTGGACGACGCCCACGGATTCGGCCCCCTGGGTGCCACCGGTGGCGGGATAGTCGAGCATTTCGGCCTGGGTCTTGCGGATGTGCCGGTACTGGTCGGCACCCTGGGCAAGGCCTTTGGCACCGCTGGTGCCTTCGTCGCCGGTAGCGAGGAGCTGATCGAGACGCTGATCCAGTTCGCCCGTCCCTACATCTACACCACCAGCCAGCCGCCGGCCGTGGCCTGCGCCACCTTGAAGAGCCTGGAGCTGCTGCAGCGCGAAACCTGGCGCCGTGAGCACCTGGACCGGCTGATCAGCCGCTTCCGCCAAGGCGCCGCGGAAATCGGCCTGACCCTGATGGACAGTCCGACGCCTATCCAGCCAATCCTCATCGGCGACAGCGCCCGCGCCATGAAGCTGTCGGCGCTGCTGCGCGAGCGCGGCATCCTGGTCGGCGCCATCCGTCCGCCGACCGTTCCGGCCGGTAGCGCACGACTGCGCGTCACTTTCTCCGCCGCCCACAGCGAAGAACAGCTTGAATCCTTGCTCAGTGCCCTGGCCGAATGCTGGGCAACCCTGGCGAAGGAGGATGCCCCCCATGCGTGAGCGCCTGATTCTGTTGCCCGGCTGGGCGATTGGCCCGGCCGCCCTCGAACCCCTGCGCGACGCCCTGCTGGAGCGCGCGCCGCACCTGACGGTGGAGATCGAACCGCTGCCGGCCCTGGAGCAGTCCGGTGCCTGGCTCGATGAGCTGGACGCGCGCCTGCCCAGGGACAGCTGGCTGGCCGGCTGGTCCCTGGGCGGTATGCTCGCCGCGCAACTGGCGGCGCGCCGTGGCGACGCCTGCCGTGGCCTGATCGGCCTGTGCAGCAACATGAATTTCCGCGATCGCGACGACTGGCCCCACGCCATGCCTCGGGAAGTCTTCAGCACCTTCCATGAGGCTTGCCGCCTCGACCCGGCGCAGACCCTCAAACGCTTCACCCTGCTGGTGGCCCAGGGCGCGCGCGATGCCCGCACCCTGGCGCGGCAGCTGCAGGTCACCCAACTGGCCTCCACGCCCAAGGTACTGGACGCCGGCTTGCGCCTGCTGGACGTGCTGGACATCCGCGCCGCGGTCCAGGGCTATGCCGGCCCGCAGCTGTACCTCTTCGGCGGGCGCGATGCACTGGTGCCCGCCGGCGCCGCCGAGGCCCTGCTGGAGTGGCTGCCGGACGTCGAGGTGCAAGTGTTCGATGAGGCCAGCCACGGCCTGCCCCTGGAACGACCGGACGAAGTCGCGGCGAGCATCCTCGGTTTCATGCGCGAGGGTGACGATGTCTGATTCGCCCAGCGCCGCCGACGGCCACTTGCCGGACAAGCGCCAAGTGGCGGCGTCCTTTTCCCGTGCAGCCAACAGCTACGACAGCGTCGCCGCACTGCAGCGGGCCGTGGGCCACGAACTGTTGCGACGCCTGCCCCAGGGCTTCGCGCCGGAGCGCTGGCTCGACCTGGGTTGTGGCACCGGGTACTTTTCCCGTGCCCTGGCCGAGCGCTTCCCTGGCAGCGACGGCCTGGCCCTGGACATCGCCGAAGGCATGTTGCGCCATGCCCGCCCCCAGGGCGGCGCGCGCCGCTTCGTGGCCGGGGATGCCGAGCACATGCCCCTGGCCGGCGGCACCCAGCAACTGATCTTCTCCAGCCTCGCCGTGCAGTGGTGCGCCGACTTCGCCGCCGTGCTCGCCGAGGCTCGTCGGGTACTGCAGCCAGGTGGCGTGTTCGCCTTCAGCAGCCTGTGCGTCGGGACCCTGCAGGAGTTGCGCGACAGCTGGCAGGCGGTGGACGGCTTCGTCCACGTCAACCGTTTCCGCCGCCTGGAGGACTACCAGGACCTCTGCGCGGCCAGCGGCTTCCTGCCGCTGGACCTGGGCAGCGAGCCCCAGGTGCTGCACTACGCCGACCTGCGCACCCTGACCCACGAACTCAAGGCCCTTGGCGCCCACAACCTCAACCCCGGCCGCCCCGGCGGACTCACCGGGCGGGCACGCATCCGCGCCCTGGCCGAGGCCTATGAAGGTTTCCGCCAGCCCACGGGCCTGCCGGCCACCTACCAGGTGGTCTACGGCGTATTGAAAAAGGAAGACTGACATGGCAGCGGCCTACTTCGTCACCGGCACCGACACCGAGATCGGCAAGACCACCATCGCCGCCGGCCTGCTGTATGCCGCGCGGGCGCGCGGGCTGTCCACCGCCGCCGCCAAGCCGGTGGCCTCGGGCTGCGAAGACAGCGCCGACGGCCTGCGCAATGGCGATGCCCTGGCGCTGCTGGGCGAATGCTCGCTGCCCCTGAGCTATGAACAGGTCAACCCGCTGGCCTTCGCCCCGGCCATCGCGCCGCACCTCGCCGCCCGTGAAGCGGGCGTGACGCTGGATGTGGCAGCCCTGGCCGAACCGGTGCGGCGCATCCTGGCCATGGGCGCCGACTTCAGCCTGGTGGAAGGTGCCGGTGGCTGGCGCGTCCCCCTGGCTGGCACCGCCAGCCTGTCCGACCTGCCCATCGCCTTGGGCCTGCCGGTGATCCTGGTGGTGGGCGTGCGCCTGGGCTGCATCAACCATGCACTACTGACGGCCGAGGCCATCCAGCGCGACGGCCTGGTCCTCGCCGGCTGGGTGGCCAACGTGGTGGACCCGGCCACCTCCCGCCTGGAGGAAAACCTCGCCACCCTGAGCGAACGGCTGCCGGCCCCTTGCCTGGGCCGCGTGCCGCGCCTGGCCGAGGCGACCCCGGCGGCGGTGGCCGACTACCTCGATCTCGCACCGCTGGGGCCGTTCGCCCCGCGCTGATTGCGTTGTGCCGGTGCGCCTGCTTCAATGCCGGGCATCGTCAATCGAGCTTTGGTAATCGCCATGGAAATCCAGGGAAGCGGCTTCAGCGCCGGTCTCGGCGCCATCCAGTCCGGCCAGCGCATGATCCAGAAGGCCGCCGGCGAAATAGCCAGCAACACGGTCGCCGGCACCGAAGGGCAGCAGCCCGCGGACCTCACGTCCATCCTGCTGGCCCTCCAGGCCGGCAAGATCCAGGCCGAGGCCGGCAGCCAGGTGGCCAAGGCCACCGACCAGATGATCGGCAGTCTCATCGACACCTTCGCCTGACCCCAAGGGCCGCCTAGCGCGGCCCTTTTGCTTTCTCCCTTCCCCGCATCGCCCCACGTCCGTTCGTCGTTTCTTGATCTTTACTGTCAGTAGGCAGGGCGCCGTGCCGCCTGCCAGGGACGTGACCGGTCAGTCGGGCGACGCGCTTGACAGGGCATTGGCGTAAACGTATGTTTCAAACGCCTGTTTGATTGCCCTCGGCAATCACTAACCAGAATGCCCCAAGCGACCGGCGCCCCGGTCAGCTGAACTAGGAACCTACCGCAGAGGTTTACCGCGATGCCCGATTACAAGGCCCCCTTGCGTGATATTCGCTTCGTTCGTGACGAGCTGCTCGGCTACGACGCGCACTATCAGAGCCTGCCTGGCTGCCAGGACGCCACCCCGGACATGGTTGACGCCATCCTCGAGGAAGGCGCCAAGTTCTGTGAGCAAGTCATCGCTCCGCTGAACCGTGTGGGTGACATCGAAGGCTGCACCTGGAGCGAGTCCGGCGTTAAGACCCCGACCGGCTTCAAGGAAGCCTACAAGCAGTTCGTCGAAGGCGGCTGGCCGAGCCTGGCCCATGACGTCGAGCACGGCGGCCAAGGCCTGCCGGAGTCCCTGGGCCTGGCCATCAGCGAGATGGTCGGTTCGGCCAACTGGTCCTGGGGCATGTACCCCGGCCTGTCCCACGGCGCGATGAACACCCTGTCCGCCCACGGCACCGACGAGCAGAAGCACACCTACCTGACCAAGCTGGTATCCGGCGAGTGGACCGGCACCATGTGCCTGACCGAGCCGCACTGCGGTACCGACCTGGGCATGCTGCGCACCAAGGCCGAGCCCCAGGCCGATGGTTCCTACAAAGTCTCCGGCACCAAGATCTTCATCTCCGCCGGTGAACACGACATGGCCGACAACATCGTCCATATCGTCCTGGCCCGCCTGCCCGACGCACCGGCCGGCACCAAGGGTATTTCCCTGTTCATCGTGCCGAAGTTCATGCCCACCGCCGAAGGCGCCGTAGGCGAGCGAAACGCGGTTACCTGCGGCTCCATCGAGCACAAGATGGGTATCCACGGCAACGCCACCTGCGTGATGAACTTCGACGGCGCCACCGGCTTCCTGATCGGCCCGGCGAACAAAGGCCTGAACTGCATGTTCACCTTCATGAACACCGCTCGCCTGGGTACCGCGCTGCAAGGCCTGGCCCACGCCGAGATCGGTTTCCAGGGTGGCATCAAGTACGCCCGCGACCGTCTGCAGATGCGTTCCCTGACCGGCCCGAAAGCGCCGGACAAGGCGGCCGACCCGATCATCGTCCACCCGGACGTGCGTCGCATGCTGCTGACCATGAAGGCCTTCGCCGAAGGCAACCGCGCCATGGTCTACTTCACCGCCAAGCAGGTGGACATCGTCCAGCACAGCCAGGACGAAGAGCAGAAGAAAGCCGCTGACGGCCTGCTGGCCTTCCTGACCCCCATCGCCAAGGCCTTCATGACCGAGGTGGGCTTCGAGTCCGCTTCCCACGGCATGCAGATCTACGGTGGCCACGGCTTCATCAGCGAGTGGGGCATGGAGCAGAACCTGCGCGACTGCCGCATCTCCATGATGTACGAAGGCACCACCGGCGTTCAGGCCCTCGACCTGCTGGGCCGCAAGATCCTGATGACCCAAGGCGAAGCGCTCAAGGGCTTCACCAAGATCGTGCACAAGTTCTGCCAGGCCAACGAAGGCAACGAAGCCGTCAAGGAATTCGTCGAGCCCCTGGCCAAGCTGAACAAGGAGTGGGGCGAACTGACCATGAAGGTCGGCATGGCTGCCATGAAGGACCGCGAGGAAGTGGGCGCCGCTTCGGTGGACTACCTGATGTACTCCGGCTACGCCTGCCTGGCCTACTTCTGGGCCGACATGGCTCGCCTGGCCGCCGAGAAGCTGGCTGCCGGCGACGGCGACGCCGCCTTCTACAAGGCCAAGCTGCAGACCGCGCGCTTCTACTTCAAGCGCATCCTGCCGCGTACCCGTACCCATGTCGAAACCATGCTGTCCGGCGCAAGCAACCTGATGGACATGGCTGAGGAAGACTTCGACCTGGGCTACTAAGAACAGGCTCTACGGTCTAGCGCGACACAGGAAAAGCCCGCCATTCGGCGGGCTTTCTCGTTTATTGGGCTGCTTGTGCGGGACTTCGCAGCCACGGCCCGTGCTTGTGTCGCCGGGCTGTGCAATCATATCGCCATCTCGATATTTCCCCGTCTTTCGAAATCCAGGATCAGAACCCGTGCGGCCCCGTGCGTCCTATCGCGTCAGCCACTTCCTGCCCCCCTTGCTGCTGGTGCTGGGCGGTGGCGTGGTGGGTTCGCTGACCGCGCTGAGCGATTTCTTCATCTCCCTGTTCAATGTGCTGCCGACGCTGCTCCTGCTCCTGGGCGGCGCCTTCTGCTCGGCCTACGGACGGGTGCGCCAGGTGGCGTTGCTGCTGGTGGTCTACCTGGCCTACTACCAGCTCGATACCCAGGTGGACTACTACCAGGCCGAGGGCGTGGTGCGGGAAGACGCCGGCTTGGTGTTCCACCTGGTCAGCCTGCTGCTGCCCATGCTCTACGGCCTGTACGGCTGCTGGGAAGAACGCACCCACCTGCTGCAGGACTTCGTCGCCCGTGGCGCGGTGCTGCTGGCGCTGCTCGGCGTGGTGGTGGCCCTGGGCAGCAGCTACCCGGATGCAGTGCTCGGCTTCATCGGCAAGGTCCACTGGTCCTGGCTGCACGGCAGCTGGATGCGCCTGGTCCAACTGGCCTACCTCGCCTTCGCCGCCGCCCTGGTGGCACTGATGCTGGTGTACTGGCGCCAACCGCGCCCCCAGCACGCCGCACAGCTGCTGGGCCTGCTCGGCGTGCTCTGGATGATGCCCAAGGTCTTCATGCTGCCCCATGCCCTGCATGTGATGAGCAGCATGGTGATGCTCGCGCTCACCGCCTCGGTGGCCCATGAGGCCTACCAGATGGCCTTCCGCGACGAACTCACCGGCCTGCCCGGTCGGCGTGCGCTCAACGAGCGGCTGCGGCGCCTCGGTCGCAACTACGTGCTGGCGATGACCGACGTCGACCACTTCAAGAAATTCAACGACACCTACGGCCACGACGTCGGCGACCAGGTGCTGCGCCTGGTCGCCAGTCGACTGCGCAAGGTGGGCGGCGGCGGCAAGGCGTATCGCTATGGCGGCGAGGAGTTCACCATCCTCTTCTCCGGCAAGACCATGGACGAATGCATGCCGCACCTGGAAGCCGTGCGCCAGGCCATCGAGCAGTACCAGATGCAGCTGCGCGACCAGGGCGCCCGGCCGAAGAACGACGACGCCGGACGCGCCAAGCGGGGCGCCGCCGGCGGCCAGTCGGTGTCGGTGACCATCAGCATCGGCGTCGCCGAACGGGACGCCGAACAGCGCACCCC is a genomic window of Pseudomonas resinovorans NBRC 106553 containing:
- the rarD gene encoding EamA family transporter RarD, with the translated sequence MATADPRRGYILGLTAYIIWGLFPLYFKAIQSVPALEIIVHRAIWSALFGAALLLVWKHPGWFRELRENPKRFGVLAASGMLIAGNWLVYVWAVNNGRMLEASLGYYINPLVNVLLGMLLLGERLRRLQWIAVAFAAIGVAQQIWQVGALPWVSLTLALTFGFYGLIRKKAPVAALPGLVVETWILLPLAIGWLLLTPNAESAQASFWTTPEALWLIAAGPITLVPLVCFNAAARHLPYTTLGFLQYLAPTLVMLQAIFLFNEHFDPSKLVAFAFIWAGLAIYSVDAWLTLRRNS
- the bioB gene encoding biotin synthase BioB → MSATASIATRHDWSLAEVKALFEQPFNDLLFQAQTVHRAHFDPNRVQVSTLLSIKTGACPEDCKYCPQSGHYNTGLDKEKLMEVQKVLEAAADAKAIGSTRFCMGAAWKHPSAKDMPYVLEMVKGVKKLGLETCMTLGRLDQDQTKALADAGLDYYNHNLDTSPEFYGNIITTRTYGERLQTLAYVREAGMKICSGGILGMGESVADRAGLLIQLANLPEHPESVPINMLVKVKGTPLAEEKDVDPFDFIRTLAVARIMMPKSHVRLSAGREQMNEQMQALAFMAGANSIFYGEKLLTTKNPQADKDMQLFARLGIKPEEREEHADEVHQAAIEQALVEQRDSQLFYDAASA
- a CDS encoding ComF family protein — encoded protein: MHRLLARLRPAWLRHTPSCQLCRAPGGELAICTGCEADLPWLTGQCVQCALPLPTQGLPCGDCLKRPPAFDRVEAPWRYAFPLDSLVTRFKHQGRWPLGRLLGEMLARHLAHAFDEGLPRPACLLPVPLAAPRLRRRGFNQAQMLARWLGDELRIPVQDSWLRRITDSPSQQDLDAAARRRNLRNAFDLGSQAQVAGLHLALVDDVLTTGTTAHLLARLLKRAGAARVDVYCLARTPRPGDR
- a CDS encoding TOBE domain-containing protein, whose amino-acid sequence is MSLTSALTQQLTRRPQRLALLEQVAVQGSITRAAKAAGLSYKAAWDAIDELNNLAERPLVERSVGGKGGGGARLTAEGERLLALYKRLESLQARLLESAESEQDLELLGRLMLRTSARNQLSGRVLAIESRGRNDLVSIELAGGFHLAAQITHDSTEKLELAPGRNVVALIKAGWLKLQAASAEVDETLNQLQGRIEEVLDADDGPSEVRIALASGQTLCALVEPERLAQLGLKAGDQVRAQFAASQVLLGTAL
- a CDS encoding GNAT family N-acetyltransferase — its product is MPVTAVTSADLDQLAPLFAGYLEFYQVPRPLSDIQAFLEQRLERGDSTLFIARNDAGEALGFTQLYPFLSSLALAPAWLLSDLYVVPAARRQGVGEDLMNAARDHAQRTGACGIQLETAKTNLAGQALYERLGYKRDDVYYTYWLSLA
- a CDS encoding glycine cleavage system protein R, with the translated sequence MDHLVLTVIAPDQPGLVERIAQCIAAHGGNWLESRMSRMAGQFAGILRVAVPAEGYDELVEGLQGLNAHGIRVMLAQSGIDPACTWKPILLDLVGNDRPGIVRDITRLLAELGVNLESLITEVMPAPMSSEPLFHAEAVLAVPLTLSLDVLQAKLETLADDLMVELNLHKEK
- a CDS encoding serine/threonine protein kinase gives rise to the protein MSHPFDDLTPDLVLDAVESLGYLSDARILALNSYENRVYQVGIEDSEPLIAKFYRPQRWSDASILEEHSFSAELAECEVPVVAPLQRDGESLFEHAGFRFALFPRRGGRAPEPGNMDQLYRLGQLLGRFHAVGATRPFEHRESLAVENFGHQSLATLLEGGFIPRSLLPAYESVARDLLKRLDRLFAEVRYQPIRMHGDCHPGNLLCRDEVFHVVDLDDCRMGPAVQDLWMMLAGERHERLSQLSELVDGYQEFHDFDPRELPLIEGLRALRLMHHSAWIARRWDDPAFPMHFSWFGNERYWGDQILTLREQLAALDEEPLKLF